A genomic region of Anopheles aquasalis chromosome Y, idAnoAquaMG_Q_19, whole genome shotgun sequence contains the following coding sequences:
- the LOC126579684 gene encoding phenoloxidase-activating factor 2-like, with product MATNSRRKSGWWLLVTLYTVGVPLLVPVAIAQLDGSFWWMNGNLLKQAEALRETKDVKAVVVSKDSPFEEVRVGGNSLTDGGDAPDCICVPLGRCRTNHAKPDDVTVRDGLCGANSVCCRQNQIIPQNVSTTSTTTTTTAYDAEDRLIFDSQPPSSTTAELATVSHATPTAAPEFDAGLLLELSALLLNHSGGLPAPLEPIDGNSVEPGTIDRPAGLAAEPTVCGVRHRQALSSRVFFQDEDDDNDDAALEPVQGMANFGEFPWTVALYQLIRNGSFVYHCGAALLDARTLITAAHCVSNNRLHPNRYVVHAGDWDRRHTQERLPHQERTVSRIVVHPNYYSGALFNDLALLLLNRPFEGQPANIGPICLPAEPEAPTERLYDCLVTGWGGTPKSRTVQPIMHYTRMPLVERGTCEIALRHHAPSLGRRFQLHSSAVCAGGAGNSSSRLRADTCEGSGGSPLVCADRRHDGRYVLVGLVSWGIGCGDGVPAVLTNVAALSSWIRAQWSPVL from the exons ATGGCCACGAACAGTAGGCGGAAaagtggttggtggttgctaGTGACGCTGTACACCGTTGGTGTACCACTCTtggtaccggtggccattGCCCAGCTGGACGGTAGCTTCTGGTGGATGAACGGTAACCTGCTGAAGCAGGCGGAAGCGCTGCGTGAAACGAAGGACGtgaaggcggtggtggtgtcgaag GATTCACCGTTTGAGGAGGTGCGCGTCGGTGGCAACTCGCTGACCGACGGTGGTGACGCACCGGACTGCATCTGCGTGCCGCTCGGTCGCTGCCGGACAAACCACGCTAAACCGGATGACGTAACTGTCAG GGATGGATTGTGTGGTGCCAACAGTGTTTGCTGCCGCCAGAACCAAATTATACCGCAGAACGTGAGCACCAcgtcaacgacaacgacaacgacggcctACGATGCTGAGGATCGGCTCATATTCGACAGTCAACCGCCCTCGTCAACCACAGCCGAGCTGGCTACCGTCAGCCACGCCACTCCAACGGCCGCCCCAGAGTTCGACGCGGGACTACTGCTGGAGCTTTCGGCTCTACTGCTGAACCACAGTGGCGGCCTTCCGGCACCACTGGAACCGATCGATGGTAACAGCGTGGAACCGGGGACCATTGACAGGCCAGCAGGACTCGCTGCTGAGCCAACCGTGTGTGGCGTCCGTCATCGGCAGGCCCTCTCCAGCCGGGTGTTCTTCCaagatgaggacgacgacaatgatgatgcGGCGCTCGAGCCGGTCCAGGGAATGGCAAACTTCGGGGAGTTCCCGTGGACCGTCGCCCTGTACCAGCTCATCCGGAATGGTTCGTTTGTGTACCATTGCGGTGCCGCCCTGCTGGATGCGCGGACTCTCATCACGGCCGCTCATTGCGTCTCGAA caACCGACTGCATCCGAACCGGTACGTGGTACACGCTGGCGACTGGGATCGGCGCCACACGCAGGAACGGTTGCCACACCAGGAACGCACCGTCAGCCGGATCGTCGTCCACCCGAACTACTACTCCGGTGCGCTCTTCAACGatctggcgctgctgctgctgaaccgaCCGTTCGAGGGTCAGCCGGCCAACATCGGTCCGATCTGTCTGCCGGCTGAGCCAGAGGCACCGACCGAACGGCTGTACGACTGTCTCGTTACCGGGTGGGGCGGTACACCGAAGAGCCGCACCGTGCAGCCCATCATGCACTACACCAGGATGCCGCTGGTGGAACGGGGGACGTGTGAGATCGCCCTGCGCCACCACGCACCCTCCCTCGGTAGGCGGTTCCAGCTGCACTCGAGCGCAGTCTGTGCGGGGGGtgccggcaacagcagcagtaggttACGGGCCGACACGTGCGAGGGTTCCGGTGGTAGCCCGCTGGTGTGTGCCGATCGGCGGCACGACGGTCGTTACGTGCTGGTCGGGCTCGTGTCGTGGGGCATCGGCTGCGGGGACGGTGTACCGGCTGTCCTCACCAACGTGGCCGCGCTCAGCAGCTGGATTCGGGCACAGTGGAGCCCGGTGCTGTAG